In one Neobacillus sp. CF12 genomic region, the following are encoded:
- a CDS encoding S8 family serine peptidase, which produces MKNGKLKAFKVMTTAALTSLIFTSLPVAADNNAQPETINEVLEQNQIVGVNKNYEGNDLENSMYQEGGKKEIKAFQPTEKVRLIVEVEQPSESEVASKNKKDSYKEKQDGVIHQLSNVQKGKKAPIQVKHRYFEGFNGFSVETEYQNVKDIKSLPGVKHVHIARTFEENMAASKELVQAQKVWEQYGYKGEGMVVAIVDSGIDYNHKDFTLSNDAKAKEKWTQEEMNNKMAETEVGDIWYSDKVPTGYDWADNDTNVIPAGAKASPHGTHVAGTVGANGDETKDGVAGVAPGVQLLAEKVFSDAGGGAMEDDIIAGIEHAVTMGADVINMSLGVDSGYVDESFDPIQKAIRVATEKGSMVVVAAGNSSYSTKNNVISSSLQPYADNPDIGTVGAPGISPFALSVASYENTKYHVNGLTDESGMTLPFKDFTGYGPAFKVSKNLSSNEEYEMVFVGEGKKNTDYPVGKTGYIAVAKMLNSYSLYSQNSTAKAAGAKALIVIPADFIPDYQTLQFSAAGIPSATTSKVIGATLVDKLKNGQSVKMKFTGGMWVDNPAKDNMSHFSSYGAPSTLDFKPEISGPGGNIYSTMPGNEYEVMSGTSMATPHVAGGSALLLQALYQKGLSHSEETVLKAKIALMNTANVIMDPRTSGTVPYTPRLQGSGHMKIQNAIQTPVIVTRKGTSLEQAGAVSLKEIGKETQFQLEMEAFDIPKGESNNGKSEFEYKVFVDVLKDQTETKKFDFDMDGNLDQKEYLTLKSERIEGAKVTVNEQSVTDQEGTLIKIKPGQKKNVTVNITLPEGLNKNQFVEGFVRIVPVGTNEGKAVPLSVPYMGFYGKWDELRNVDAPAWEKGRFLGYTALWDDTSERYPMGFDPYTQKFHMNRIAFSRNYQVSGIYATFSALRNIDHAEAYIEDASGNKVYELGEFTEIDGNPYKFRKNIMAYGDNAYSAYLWDMMDEEGKYVKDGVYNYVLKTTLAYPNAKPQIVKMPITVDTVAPVLSNIQVTPKNGKWEITFDATDNASDFNSAILYVNGVYTYLPLGAKSVTVTKEPKGIVALAVDYAGNMSWKTWGDNQGYNYEGAVVQTISVSPSSNVNQAKPAKISAWAHNRVDWTLKVKDVNGNVIDSWEVKDEHSLKTQWVPKTDVPNGTYFITADVVTKDGFTLTTKPKQVTVLQQP; this is translated from the coding sequence ATGAAAAATGGAAAATTGAAAGCGTTTAAAGTCATGACCACAGCTGCCTTAACATCATTGATTTTTACGTCGTTACCGGTCGCGGCAGACAACAATGCGCAACCAGAAACCATCAATGAAGTCCTGGAACAGAATCAGATTGTAGGCGTGAATAAGAATTACGAAGGAAATGATTTAGAGAATTCGATGTATCAGGAGGGTGGAAAGAAGGAAATAAAAGCCTTCCAGCCAACTGAAAAGGTCCGTTTAATCGTCGAAGTGGAACAACCATCAGAAAGTGAAGTAGCCTCTAAAAATAAAAAAGATTCCTATAAAGAAAAGCAAGATGGCGTCATCCATCAACTATCCAATGTTCAAAAAGGGAAAAAAGCGCCGATCCAAGTCAAACACCGCTATTTTGAAGGGTTTAACGGATTCAGCGTTGAAACCGAGTACCAAAACGTGAAAGACATCAAGTCCCTTCCTGGCGTCAAACATGTTCACATTGCCAGAACTTTTGAGGAAAATATGGCGGCCAGTAAAGAATTGGTCCAAGCCCAAAAGGTGTGGGAGCAATATGGTTATAAAGGCGAAGGAATGGTTGTGGCCATCGTCGACAGCGGTATTGACTACAATCATAAAGATTTTACGCTATCCAATGACGCCAAAGCAAAAGAAAAATGGACCCAAGAGGAAATGAACAACAAAATGGCCGAAACGGAAGTAGGCGACATTTGGTATTCCGATAAAGTGCCAACTGGTTACGATTGGGCGGACAATGATACCAATGTTATTCCTGCTGGGGCAAAAGCAAGTCCGCATGGAACGCACGTAGCTGGAACGGTTGGAGCAAATGGCGATGAAACAAAAGATGGCGTGGCTGGGGTAGCTCCTGGGGTTCAGCTATTAGCGGAGAAAGTATTCTCTGATGCCGGCGGCGGTGCGATGGAAGATGATATCATCGCAGGGATTGAACATGCTGTTACGATGGGAGCAGACGTCATCAACATGAGTTTGGGTGTCGATTCCGGTTATGTCGATGAAAGTTTTGACCCGATTCAAAAAGCCATTCGCGTCGCAACGGAAAAAGGGTCAATGGTCGTTGTCGCGGCTGGAAATTCATCTTACAGCACAAAAAATAATGTGATCAGTTCATCTTTACAGCCGTATGCCGACAATCCGGATATCGGAACCGTTGGAGCACCTGGTATCAGCCCATTTGCCTTATCGGTTGCTTCCTATGAAAATACGAAGTACCATGTAAACGGATTAACTGACGAATCCGGTATGACACTTCCATTTAAGGATTTTACAGGGTATGGTCCAGCTTTTAAGGTTTCCAAAAATCTATCTTCCAACGAAGAGTATGAAATGGTGTTTGTCGGTGAAGGGAAAAAAAATACGGATTATCCTGTAGGAAAAACAGGGTATATTGCAGTTGCGAAAATGTTAAATTCCTATTCGCTTTATTCACAAAACAGCACAGCAAAAGCGGCTGGAGCGAAAGCACTCATCGTGATACCTGCTGATTTTATTCCAGATTATCAAACCTTACAATTTTCAGCAGCCGGTATACCGTCCGCAACGACCAGTAAGGTCATCGGTGCAACCCTTGTGGACAAGCTAAAGAACGGACAGAGTGTAAAGATGAAGTTTACAGGCGGCATGTGGGTGGATAATCCAGCGAAAGACAACATGTCTCACTTCTCATCGTACGGTGCACCGAGCACGCTCGATTTCAAACCAGAAATTTCAGGACCGGGTGGAAATATCTATTCCACGATGCCAGGTAATGAATATGAAGTGATGAGTGGAACGTCGATGGCAACCCCTCATGTAGCGGGTGGTTCTGCCCTATTATTACAAGCGCTTTATCAAAAAGGACTTTCTCATTCTGAGGAAACCGTATTAAAAGCGAAAATTGCGCTGATGAATACGGCGAATGTCATCATGGATCCAAGAACAAGCGGAACGGTTCCCTATACACCGCGTTTACAGGGTTCTGGGCATATGAAGATTCAGAACGCCATTCAAACACCTGTGATTGTCACAAGAAAAGGTACGTCACTTGAGCAAGCAGGTGCGGTATCCTTAAAAGAAATCGGAAAAGAAACACAATTCCAATTGGAAATGGAAGCATTCGATATTCCTAAGGGTGAAAGTAATAATGGAAAATCTGAGTTTGAGTACAAAGTATTCGTGGATGTCTTAAAGGATCAGACGGAAACGAAGAAATTTGATTTTGATATGGATGGAAACCTTGACCAAAAAGAGTATTTAACGTTAAAGAGCGAGCGAATTGAAGGGGCGAAAGTGACCGTCAATGAACAAAGTGTCACCGACCAAGAGGGAACGTTAATCAAAATCAAACCAGGGCAAAAGAAAAACGTAACCGTCAACATTACGCTTCCAGAAGGCTTGAATAAAAATCAATTTGTGGAAGGATTTGTCCGCATTGTACCGGTTGGAACGAACGAAGGCAAAGCGGTTCCATTAAGTGTTCCTTATATGGGCTTCTACGGTAAGTGGGATGAATTACGAAACGTTGATGCTCCGGCATGGGAAAAGGGTCGTTTCTTAGGCTATACCGCTCTTTGGGATGACACATCTGAAAGATACCCAATGGGGTTTGACCCTTATACACAAAAATTCCATATGAATCGAATTGCCTTCTCTCGCAACTATCAAGTGAGTGGTATTTATGCGACGTTTTCGGCCTTACGAAACATCGATCATGCAGAAGCCTATATTGAGGATGCATCTGGAAATAAAGTGTATGAACTAGGTGAGTTTACTGAAATCGACGGAAATCCATATAAGTTCAGAAAAAACATCATGGCCTACGGAGATAATGCGTACAGCGCTTATTTATGGGATATGATGGATGAAGAAGGAAAATATGTAAAAGATGGCGTCTACAATTACGTTCTTAAAACGACGCTTGCTTATCCAAACGCGAAGCCGCAAATTGTCAAAATGCCAATTACGGTGGATACCGTAGCTCCGGTTCTTTCAAACATTCAAGTGACACCAAAGAACGGAAAATGGGAAATCACGTTTGATGCCACTGACAATGCGAGCGATTTCAACTCGGCTATTCTTTACGTCAATGGGGTATACACGTATTTACCGCTTGGAGCCAAATCCGTCACGGTCACAAAAGAACCAAAAGGGATCGTTGCCCTAGCGGTCGATTATGCTGGAAATATGTCTTGGAAAACATGGGGGGATAACCAAGGGTACAACTATGAGGGAGCGGTTGTTCAAACGATCAGCGTTTCTCCATCTTCAAATGTGAACCAAGCGAAGCCAGCGAAAATTTCAGCATGGGCTCACAACCGAGTGGATTGGACATTAAAGGTGAAAGATGTGAATGGAAACGTGATTGATTCCTGGGAAGTAAAAGATGAACATTCCCTTAAAACCCAATGGGTGCCTAAAACGGACGTTCCAAATGGTACGTATTTTATCACGGCCGATGTCGTGACAAAAGACGGATTTACATTAACTACTAAACCAAAACAAGTAACAGTTCTTCAACAACCTTAG